A part of Melittangium boletus DSM 14713 genomic DNA contains:
- a CDS encoding response regulator has translation MSDSTAHSPPLPLLTTTSPTTPARVEVLAVDDTPANLRALEGLISDLGANVVCASSGDEALRLLLERDFALILLDVQMPGMDGYETAALIRMRERTRHVPIIYITASNRSEVNVTRGYALGAVDYLFKPIVPEILRTKVSVFLELHRKREEVRRQEELLRQAESQAYAQRLTEARAHYAHSLLQQEIERERKVSEAREQRAQELARLVSEKEQAQAALRESNARLWLLADTASRLLKDPDGRGHLDSVHQQIARHLGLEVCLGYLFQDDARGMELAVHAGIAPESLPALRHLEPGQGIAGLVAAERQRWVLDASIPQGTAPGPDTVNPLGLAALVCYPLMGQDRVLGTLAFGTRSPRTFSEGELSLMQGVCDQVAVALERERLIHALREADRRKDEFLAMLAHELRNPLAPVRHALEVFELRAQQDDILQRALGSANRQVAHMTRLVDDLLDVSRITRGKVEIKPIPVTLSDLMEGAIQACEPLIAQRHHALSVTLPPEPVRLNVDPTRMTQVVANLLHNAAKYTPSGGQIALSARQEDGELVISVRDNGVGLRPDMLRRVFDLFVQVDPGSDRAQGGLGLGLTLVRSLVEMHGGSVSARSEGPSQGSEFIVRLPLPTSTAAPLPLSPSLLQSAASATTKLGPLHILLVEDNPDIRETLRDLLELQGHRVEEAGDGRAAVELVLSSRPQVALVDIGLPEMDGYTVAERVRASAVGAGTRLVALTGYGHPEDRKRALEAGFDAHLVKPVSSDDLSQVLKKLCPAA, from the coding sequence GTGTCCGATTCGACGGCTCACTCGCCCCCCTTACCCCTCCTGACGACGACCTCGCCCACCACGCCCGCCCGGGTCGAGGTGCTGGCCGTGGACGACACACCCGCCAACCTTCGTGCCCTGGAAGGATTGATCTCCGACCTGGGAGCCAACGTCGTGTGTGCCTCCTCCGGAGACGAGGCACTGCGCCTGCTGCTCGAGCGCGACTTCGCGCTCATCCTCCTCGACGTGCAGATGCCGGGGATGGACGGCTACGAAACCGCCGCCCTCATCCGCATGCGCGAGCGCACGCGGCACGTCCCCATCATCTACATCACCGCCTCCAACCGCAGCGAGGTGAACGTCACGCGAGGCTATGCGCTCGGCGCGGTGGACTACCTCTTCAAGCCCATCGTCCCGGAGATCCTCCGGACCAAGGTGAGCGTGTTCCTGGAGTTGCACCGCAAGCGCGAGGAGGTGCGCCGGCAGGAGGAGTTGCTGCGGCAGGCCGAGAGCCAAGCCTACGCCCAGCGGCTCACCGAGGCGCGCGCCCACTACGCCCATTCCCTCCTCCAGCAGGAGATAGAGCGCGAGCGAAAGGTGTCCGAGGCCCGGGAGCAACGGGCCCAGGAGCTCGCCCGGCTGGTGAGCGAGAAGGAGCAGGCCCAGGCCGCACTGCGCGAGAGCAACGCGCGGCTGTGGCTGCTGGCGGATACCGCCAGCCGCTTGTTGAAGGATCCGGATGGCCGCGGCCACCTGGACAGCGTCCATCAGCAGATCGCGCGGCACCTGGGGCTCGAGGTCTGCCTGGGGTACCTGTTCCAGGACGACGCCAGGGGCATGGAGCTGGCGGTCCACGCGGGCATCGCCCCCGAGTCACTGCCCGCGTTGCGGCATCTGGAGCCGGGACAAGGCATCGCGGGCCTCGTGGCGGCCGAGCGCCAGCGCTGGGTGCTCGACGCCAGCATCCCCCAAGGCACGGCGCCAGGTCCGGACACCGTGAACCCACTCGGACTGGCGGCGCTCGTGTGCTACCCGCTGATGGGTCAGGACCGCGTCCTGGGCACCCTCGCCTTCGGCACGCGCTCCCCCCGCACCTTCTCCGAGGGTGAGCTGTCGCTCATGCAGGGCGTGTGCGATCAGGTGGCCGTGGCGCTCGAACGCGAGCGGCTCATCCACGCGCTGCGCGAGGCGGACCGCCGCAAGGACGAGTTCCTGGCCATGCTCGCCCACGAGCTGCGCAATCCCCTGGCCCCCGTGCGCCACGCGCTCGAGGTCTTCGAGTTGCGCGCCCAGCAGGACGACATCCTGCAGCGCGCCCTGGGCAGCGCGAATCGCCAGGTGGCCCACATGACGCGCCTGGTGGACGACCTGCTCGACGTCAGCCGCATCACCCGGGGCAAGGTGGAGATCAAACCCATCCCCGTCACCCTCTCGGACCTGATGGAGGGAGCGATCCAGGCCTGCGAGCCCCTCATCGCCCAGCGCCACCACGCCCTGAGCGTCACCCTGCCACCCGAGCCGGTGCGGTTGAACGTGGACCCCACGCGGATGACGCAGGTGGTGGCCAACCTGCTGCACAACGCGGCCAAGTACACGCCCAGTGGCGGGCAGATCGCCTTGAGCGCCCGCCAGGAGGACGGAGAGCTCGTCATCAGCGTGCGCGACAACGGGGTGGGACTGCGGCCGGACATGCTGCGCCGGGTCTTCGATCTCTTCGTGCAGGTGGATCCCGGCAGCGACAGGGCCCAGGGCGGTCTGGGATTGGGTCTCACCCTGGTGCGCAGCCTGGTGGAGATGCATGGCGGCAGCGTGAGCGCCCGCAGCGAGGGGCCGTCCCAGGGCAGTGAGTTCATCGTGCGCCTGCCCCTGCCCACCAGCACCGCGGCCCCGCTTCCCCTGTCCCCCTCCCTGCTCCAGTCCGCCGCCTCGGCCACGACCAAGCTCGGGCCGCTCCACATCCTCCTCGTGGAGGACAACCCCGACATCCGCGAGACGCTGCGCGACCTCCTCGAGTTGCAGGGCCATCGGGTGGAGGAAGCCGGCGATGGACGGGCCGCGGTGGAGCTCGTGCTGTCCTCGCGGCCCCAGGTGGCGCTCGTGGACATCGGCCTGCCCGAGATGGACGGCTACACGGTGGCCGAGCGGGTGCGCGCCTCCGCGGTCGGCGCGGGAACAAGGCTCGTGGCCCTCACCGGTTATGGCCACCCGGAGGACCGCAAGCGAGCACTCGAGGCTGGCTTCGATGCCCACCTCGTCAAGCCCGTATCCTCGGACGATCTGTCCCAGGTGTTGAAGAAGCTTTGCCCGGCCGCCTGA
- a CDS encoding alpha/beta hydrolase family protein has product MTLPLVAAFALAAAPTHPYSVQDQVTMRRISDPSVSPDGKRIAFVLRTTDLEANRGRTDLWLVDADGRNPRQLTFSPESEGQPTWSPDGQSLFFLSSRGGSSQVFRLPLGGGEAQPVTKLPLDVGAFRLSRDGKRLAVALEVYPDCASLECTVQRQQEHQKKKSSGQLHDSLFARHWDTWRDGRRSHLFVLPVEGSAAPRDVMAGMDADGPSKPFGGPEEFTFTPDGKGLVFTARDVGASEAWSTDLDLFLASVESAGAPRKLTEKNRATDTSPVFSPDGKTLAYLAMSRPGYESDRLRVVLRSWPDGKERVLAEAWDRSAGSLTWSADGKSVLVTADELGQHPVFSLNVANGQVRALSGPGSAAEPRALPDGRVVFLRDDLKSPADLYSVRADGGDVRQLTRVNEEALARIRFGDYEQFSFPGWNGETVRGFVVKPVDFDAKKKYPVAFLIHGGPQGSFGNHFHYRWHPQTYAGRGYVAVMVDFHGSTGYGQAFTDAIRGDWGGKPLEDLQKGLEAAVQRYAFMDGGRVCALGASYGGYMINWIAGQMPERFRCLVNHDGNLDEKMAYFNTEELWFPEWEHGGTPWDKPEGYTKHNPIDHVAKWKTPMLVIHGGQDFRVVDTQGLATFTVLQRRGIPSKLLYFPDENHWVVKPANSIQWHDTVLDWLDQWTKASTSAATGTP; this is encoded by the coding sequence TTGACCCTTCCCCTCGTCGCGGCGTTCGCCCTCGCGGCCGCCCCCACCCATCCCTATTCCGTCCAGGATCAGGTGACGATGCGCCGGATCAGCGATCCAAGCGTGTCGCCGGATGGCAAGCGCATCGCCTTCGTGCTGCGCACCACCGACCTGGAGGCCAATCGCGGCCGCACGGATCTGTGGCTCGTCGATGCCGACGGCCGCAACCCGCGTCAGCTCACCTTCTCTCCGGAGAGCGAGGGCCAGCCCACGTGGAGCCCCGACGGCCAGAGCCTCTTCTTCCTCTCCTCGCGCGGCGGCTCCAGCCAGGTGTTCCGTCTGCCGCTCGGGGGCGGAGAGGCCCAGCCCGTCACGAAGCTGCCCCTGGACGTGGGTGCCTTCCGCCTGTCCCGGGACGGCAAGCGGCTCGCCGTCGCCCTGGAGGTGTATCCGGACTGCGCCTCGCTGGAGTGCACCGTCCAGCGTCAGCAGGAGCACCAGAAGAAGAAGAGCTCCGGCCAGCTCCATGACTCGCTCTTCGCGCGGCACTGGGATACCTGGCGCGATGGTCGGCGCTCGCACCTCTTCGTGCTGCCGGTGGAGGGTTCCGCCGCGCCCCGCGACGTGATGGCGGGCATGGACGCGGATGGCCCGAGCAAGCCCTTCGGCGGGCCGGAGGAATTCACCTTCACGCCGGACGGCAAGGGGCTCGTCTTCACCGCGCGCGATGTGGGCGCCTCGGAGGCGTGGAGCACGGACCTGGACCTCTTCCTCGCGTCCGTGGAGAGCGCCGGGGCTCCCCGCAAGCTCACGGAGAAGAACCGCGCCACGGACACCTCACCGGTGTTCAGCCCGGATGGCAAGACGCTCGCCTACCTGGCCATGTCGCGTCCGGGCTACGAGTCGGATCGGCTGCGGGTGGTGCTGCGCTCGTGGCCGGACGGCAAGGAGCGGGTCCTCGCCGAGGCGTGGGATCGCTCGGCCGGCTCGCTCACCTGGAGCGCGGACGGCAAGTCGGTGCTGGTGACGGCGGACGAGCTGGGCCAGCACCCCGTCTTCTCCCTCAACGTGGCCAACGGCCAGGTGCGCGCCCTGAGCGGTCCGGGGAGCGCCGCGGAGCCGCGGGCCCTGCCGGATGGCCGTGTCGTCTTCCTGCGCGATGATCTCAAGTCGCCCGCGGATCTGTACTCGGTGCGCGCGGACGGCGGTGACGTGCGCCAGCTCACGCGCGTCAACGAGGAGGCCCTGGCCCGCATCCGCTTCGGTGACTACGAGCAGTTCTCCTTCCCGGGTTGGAATGGCGAGACGGTGCGGGGCTTCGTGGTGAAGCCGGTCGACTTCGACGCGAAGAAGAAGTACCCGGTGGCGTTCCTCATCCACGGCGGCCCCCAGGGCAGCTTCGGCAACCACTTCCACTACCGTTGGCATCCGCAGACGTACGCGGGCCGGGGCTACGTGGCGGTGATGGTCGACTTCCACGGCTCGACGGGCTACGGCCAGGCCTTCACGGACGCCATCCGGGGGGATTGGGGTGGCAAACCCCTGGAGGATCTCCAGAAGGGCCTGGAGGCGGCCGTCCAGCGCTACGCCTTCATGGACGGGGGCCGCGTGTGTGCGCTGGGCGCGAGCTACGGCGGGTACATGATCAACTGGATCGCCGGCCAGATGCCCGAGCGCTTCCGCTGCCTCGTGAACCACGACGGCAACCTCGACGAGAAGATGGCGTACTTCAACACCGAGGAGCTGTGGTTCCCCGAGTGGGAGCACGGCGGCACGCCGTGGGACAAGCCGGAGGGCTACACGAAGCACAACCCCATCGACCACGTGGCGAAGTGGAAGACGCCCATGCTGGTCATCCACGGCGGCCAGGACTTCCGCGTGGTGGACACGCAGGGGCTGGCCACCTTCACGGTGCTGCAGCGCCGGGGCATTCCCTCCAAGCTGCTCTACTTCCCGGACGAGAACCACTGGGTGGTGAAGCCGGCCAACAGCATCCAGTGGCATGACACGGTGCTGGACTGGTTGGACCAGTGGACGAAGGCGTCGACGTCCGCCGCCACGGGCACGCCGTAG
- a CDS encoding CBS domain-containing protein, translating into MKTIRDVMTRDVEGIDAHAPLVRAAEAMRRLGVRELPVCDGGRVVGLVTDRDLVVRGVAMGHDPRTSRLSSVMTEDVEWLRPDTRLDEAAKRLRNGAARHLVVDEEGTLLGSVSWKELEAGRDEHGNASGFLPAMLPIK; encoded by the coding sequence ATGAAGACGATCAGGGACGTCATGACACGGGACGTGGAGGGAATCGACGCCCACGCCCCCCTGGTACGGGCCGCGGAGGCGATGCGGCGGCTCGGCGTCCGGGAGCTGCCCGTATGTGACGGCGGACGGGTGGTGGGCCTGGTGACGGATCGAGACCTCGTGGTGCGGGGTGTCGCCATGGGCCATGACCCCCGCACCTCGCGCCTCTCCTCGGTGATGACGGAGGACGTCGAATGGCTCCGCCCCGACACCCGCCTGGACGAAGCCGCCAAGCGTTTGAGGAACGGTGCCGCGAGGCATCTGGTGGTGGATGAGGAGGGGACCTTGTTGGGCAGTGTCTCCTGGAAGGAGTTGGAAGCGGGGCGCGACGAACACGGGAATGCATCAGGTTTTCTCCCGGCGATGCTGCCCATCAAGTAG
- the cysK gene encoding cysteine synthase A, which translates to MKANSILETIGNTPHVRINRLFPSRVQVYLKLERANPGGSIKDRIALAMIEDAEKKGILQPDSVIVEPTSGNTGIGLAMVAAVKGYKLILVMPESMSIERRRLMAAYGATFELTPRTQGMKGAIAKAQELVAQNPKAWMPQQFENESNIEVHKRTTAQEILRDFPEGLDYLITGVGTGGHITACAEVLKQHWPKLQVFAVEPTKSPVISGGAPSPHPIQGIGAGFIPKNLHKEALDGVIQVAEEAAFDFTRRSAREEGIFVGISSGAALAAVNQKIAEIPDGSRVLTFCYDTGERYLSIDNLFAAQ; encoded by the coding sequence ATGAAGGCCAACAGCATCCTCGAGACGATTGGCAACACGCCGCACGTGCGCATCAACCGGCTCTTTCCCTCGCGCGTCCAGGTGTACCTCAAGCTGGAGCGCGCCAACCCGGGCGGCAGCATCAAGGATCGTATCGCGCTGGCGATGATCGAGGACGCGGAAAAGAAGGGCATCCTCCAGCCGGACAGCGTCATCGTGGAGCCCACGTCGGGCAACACGGGAATCGGCCTGGCCATGGTGGCGGCGGTCAAGGGATATAAGCTCATCCTCGTGATGCCCGAGTCGATGAGCATCGAGCGCCGCCGGTTGATGGCGGCGTACGGAGCCACCTTCGAGCTGACGCCGCGGACGCAGGGAATGAAGGGCGCCATCGCCAAGGCGCAGGAGCTGGTGGCGCAGAATCCCAAGGCGTGGATGCCGCAGCAGTTCGAGAACGAGTCCAACATCGAGGTGCACAAGCGCACCACGGCCCAGGAAATCCTCCGGGACTTCCCCGAGGGGCTGGACTACCTCATCACCGGCGTGGGCACGGGCGGCCACATCACCGCGTGCGCCGAGGTGCTCAAGCAGCACTGGCCCAAGCTCCAGGTCTTCGCCGTGGAGCCCACCAAGTCGCCGGTCATCAGCGGCGGCGCGCCCTCGCCCCACCCCATCCAGGGCATTGGCGCGGGCTTCATCCCGAAGAACCTCCACAAGGAAGCGCTCGACGGCGTCATCCAGGTGGCCGAGGAAGCGGCGTTCGACTTCACCCGGCGCTCGGCGCGCGAGGAGGGCATCTTCGTGGGCATCTCCTCGGGCGCGGCGCTCGCGGCGGTGAACCAGAAGATCGCGGAGATCCCCGACGGCAGCCGCGTGCTCACCTTCTGCTACGACACGGGCGAGCGCTACCTGTCCATCGACAACCTCTTCGCGGCGCAGTAG
- the epsC gene encoding serine O-acetyltransferase EpsC produces MEEPNGRLIHTLIQARQQHCFSPNVRATAPEFADKVLALLFPHFAQRLDCSGVGVRSEVAVVEATLTRVLQTLAPRYPAPSDDIPQRFMHELAEIYAWLRQDADAIFQADPAARSVDEVILTYPGFYAIAIYRVAHALHTLGCPLLPRLLSELAHERTGVDIHPGANIGRRFVIDHGTGVVIGETTQIGDGVNIYQGVTLGALQVEKSLADKKRHPTIEDNVVIYANATILGGSTVVGRGSIIAGNAFITQSIPPESVVTRRSEVRARHGGAEFDELEYHI; encoded by the coding sequence ATGGAAGAACCCAACGGCCGGCTCATCCACACCCTCATCCAGGCACGCCAGCAGCACTGCTTCTCGCCGAACGTCCGCGCCACCGCGCCCGAGTTCGCCGACAAGGTGCTGGCGTTGCTCTTTCCCCATTTCGCCCAGCGGCTGGACTGCAGCGGCGTGGGCGTCCGCTCCGAAGTGGCGGTGGTGGAGGCGACCCTCACGCGCGTGCTGCAGACGCTCGCGCCCCGCTACCCCGCTCCTTCCGACGACATTCCCCAGCGCTTCATGCACGAGCTGGCGGAAATCTACGCCTGGCTGCGCCAGGACGCGGACGCCATCTTCCAGGCCGATCCGGCGGCGCGCAGCGTGGATGAGGTCATCCTCACCTACCCGGGCTTCTACGCCATCGCCATCTACCGCGTGGCGCATGCCCTGCACACGCTCGGCTGCCCCCTGCTGCCCCGCCTGCTCTCCGAGCTGGCCCACGAGCGCACCGGCGTGGACATCCACCCGGGCGCCAACATCGGCCGGCGCTTCGTCATCGACCATGGCACGGGTGTCGTCATTGGGGAGACCACCCAGATTGGCGATGGGGTGAACATCTACCAGGGCGTCACCCTGGGCGCGCTCCAGGTGGAGAAGAGCCTCGCGGACAAGAAGCGCCACCCCACCATCGAGGACAACGTGGTCATCTACGCCAACGCCACCATCCTCGGAGGCTCCACCGTGGTGGGCCGCGGCAGCATCATCGCCGGCAACGCCTTCATCACCCAGAGCATCCCCCCCGAGTCCGTGGTGACCCGCCGCAGCGAGGTCCGGGCCCGGCACGGCGGTGCGGAATTCGACGAGTTGGAGTATCACATCTGA
- a CDS encoding SET domain-containing protein, translating to MPAPSKKTPSRKSSASPTSQPFALRPSSIQGQGAFATRPIKKGERIIEYLGERITQDEADERYDDGAMSRHHTFLFSVDEDTVIDAAREGNDARFINHSCAPNCQAFLEDDRIFIYSLRDIAVGEELVYDYGYERTEGMGPEEEALYVCRCGAPGCRGTILAPVKKEKAAPAKKAKASKKKGSSTKKSSKKASTRSGSATKSRSRAARG from the coding sequence ATGCCCGCTCCCTCCAAGAAGACTCCTTCCCGCAAGTCCTCCGCTTCCCCCACGTCCCAGCCCTTCGCGCTGCGCCCTTCCTCCATCCAGGGACAGGGTGCGTTCGCCACGCGGCCCATCAAGAAGGGCGAGCGCATCATCGAGTACCTCGGTGAGCGCATCACCCAGGACGAAGCCGACGAGCGCTACGACGATGGGGCCATGTCGCGCCACCACACCTTCCTCTTCAGCGTGGACGAGGACACGGTCATCGACGCGGCGCGGGAGGGCAACGACGCGCGCTTCATCAACCACTCGTGCGCTCCCAACTGCCAGGCCTTCCTCGAGGACGACCGCATCTTCATCTACTCCCTGCGCGACATCGCGGTGGGCGAGGAGCTCGTCTACGACTATGGCTACGAGCGCACCGAGGGCATGGGCCCGGAGGAAGAGGCGCTCTACGTCTGCCGCTGTGGCGCGCCGGGCTGCCGGGGCACCATCCTGGCTCCCGTGAAGAAGGAGAAGGCCGCTCCCGCCAAGAAGGCGAAGGCGTCGAAGAAGAAGGGCTCCTCCACGAAGAAGAGCTCCAAGAAGGCCTCGACCCGCTCCGGCTCCGCGACGAAGAGCCGTTCGCGGGCGGCCCGCGGCTGA
- a CDS encoding DUF423 domain-containing protein, translated as MRLWLTLGAASAFLSVAAGAFGAHALRARLTPDLLTIFETGARYHMYHSLGLIAIGLLGQLRPSPLLNGAGWSLVVGILLFSGSLYAMALSGVRALGAITPLGGLGFLLGWLLFAVVAWRHAN; from the coding sequence ATGCGGCTGTGGCTCACTCTCGGCGCGGCAAGCGCGTTCCTGTCCGTGGCGGCGGGAGCATTTGGTGCGCATGCGCTGCGCGCGAGACTTACTCCGGACTTGCTGACCATCTTCGAGACCGGTGCTCGTTATCACATGTACCACTCGCTGGGGTTGATCGCGATCGGCCTGCTCGGGCAGTTGCGTCCCAGCCCACTGTTGAATGGCGCGGGTTGGTCCCTGGTCGTGGGCATCCTGCTCTTCTCCGGCAGTCTGTACGCGATGGCGCTCTCCGGCGTGCGCGCCCTGGGCGCCATCACCCCACTGGGCGGCCTGGGCTTCCTCCTGGGCTGGCTGCTGTTCGCCGTCGTCGCCTGGCGGCACGCGAACTGA
- a CDS encoding aminotransferase class V-fold PLP-dependent enzyme has translation MAPSPDFDAYRSEFPVVREQLYFNHAGVAPTSRRVVNAMHEWEEDLLLHGVRYERGWEARAERTRGLAARIVGASPEEITFVRNTGHGLGLIAEGLDWRPGDEVAVATSVEYPSNVYPWMHLRDRGVSVREIEAREGGVTPEAVAAALTPRTRLVSLSSVQFASGHRTDLDAIGALCERAGVLFCVDGIQSVGCVPVDVKKSRIHFLSADSHKWMLGVSGMGLLYVARDVLPRVRPVLVGWRSTTDLWNFNTLHFELRPDATKFEEGSHNFAGIYALGAALELLLEVGMEHVAARIQALLVHADTRLRSLGCDTGPSPEHRAGSLTFLPPGGEGDVKALAAYLTENRVSFSVRRGRIRVSPHFYNQPEELDRLVALVRGFSGR, from the coding sequence ATGGCTCCGTCCCCTGATTTCGACGCCTATCGCTCCGAGTTCCCCGTGGTGCGCGAGCAGCTCTACTTCAACCACGCGGGGGTGGCCCCCACGAGCCGGCGGGTCGTCAACGCCATGCACGAGTGGGAGGAGGATCTGCTCCTGCACGGCGTGCGCTACGAGCGGGGTTGGGAGGCCCGGGCCGAGCGCACGCGGGGCCTGGCCGCGCGCATCGTCGGGGCCTCTCCGGAGGAGATCACCTTCGTGCGCAACACGGGCCATGGCCTCGGTCTCATCGCCGAGGGACTCGACTGGAGGCCCGGGGACGAAGTCGCCGTCGCCACGTCCGTCGAGTACCCCTCCAACGTCTACCCTTGGATGCACCTGCGCGATCGGGGCGTCTCCGTGCGGGAGATCGAAGCGCGCGAGGGCGGTGTCACCCCCGAGGCGGTGGCCGCCGCGCTCACCCCTCGCACCCGGCTCGTCTCCCTGAGCTCCGTGCAGTTCGCCTCCGGCCACCGCACGGACCTGGACGCCATTGGGGCGCTGTGCGAGCGCGCGGGCGTCCTCTTCTGCGTGGACGGCATCCAGAGCGTCGGCTGCGTTCCCGTGGACGTGAAGAAGAGCCGCATCCACTTCCTCAGCGCGGACAGCCACAAGTGGATGCTCGGCGTGTCCGGCATGGGTCTGCTCTACGTGGCGCGCGATGTCCTGCCGCGCGTGCGGCCCGTGCTCGTCGGCTGGCGCTCCACCACGGACCTCTGGAACTTCAACACGCTCCACTTCGAGCTGCGCCCGGACGCCACGAAGTTCGAGGAGGGCAGCCACAACTTCGCCGGCATCTACGCGCTCGGCGCCGCCCTGGAGCTGCTGCTGGAAGTGGGCATGGAGCATGTCGCGGCCCGCATCCAGGCACTGCTCGTCCATGCGGACACGCGACTGCGGAGCCTGGGCTGCGACACGGGCCCCTCCCCGGAACACCGCGCGGGGAGCCTCACCTTCCTGCCCCCCGGAGGGGAGGGCGACGTGAAGGCGCTCGCGGCGTACCTGACCGAGAACCGCGTCAGCTTCTCGGTCCGCCGGGGACGCATCCGCGTGTCGCCCCACTTCTACAACCAGCCGGAGGAGTTGGACCGGCTGGTGGCGCTGGTGCGCGGCTTCTCCGGGCGCTGA
- a CDS encoding DUF2267 domain-containing protein, translating into MADEPEKMEEELRLLRERRRMSRCNRTYSLFLDGLETASGLPREQAQRVFVSVLCAFEQPLIRDTADEWRARLPVKLREALQACASRRGSAPELPSLEAVLRRVEADIGGDRPRAESVTRAIFSTLRAHITEGEADQVADALPPDFQALWARAC; encoded by the coding sequence ATGGCGGACGAGCCCGAGAAGATGGAAGAGGAGCTGCGACTGCTGCGTGAGCGGCGGCGGATGTCCCGCTGCAACCGGACGTATTCCCTCTTCCTGGACGGGCTCGAAACGGCGAGTGGCCTGCCGAGGGAGCAGGCTCAACGGGTCTTCGTGTCGGTCCTGTGCGCGTTCGAGCAGCCCCTCATACGGGACACCGCGGATGAATGGCGGGCACGACTGCCGGTGAAGCTGCGGGAAGCGCTCCAGGCCTGTGCCTCGCGCCGGGGTTCCGCCCCGGAGCTCCCCAGCCTGGAAGCGGTGCTGCGCCGGGTGGAAGCGGACATCGGCGGAGACCGTCCCCGGGCCGAGAGCGTGACCCGGGCGATCTTCTCCACGCTCCGCGCCCACATCACCGAAGGCGAGGCCGACCAGGTGGCGGACGCGCTGCCCCCGGACTTCCAGGCACTCTGGGCCCGCGCATGCTGA
- a CDS encoding helix-turn-helix domain-containing protein, translating to MDDTPQPTLGVQLRKARTRLELTQEQVARAVGFVPTVYGRIERGDMLPSVPKLRELCVVLGISADVLLSLPPVPSVPGKPHAEEPPETSPAIRRLATLVRDLPPQRLKLFRVALQTILEPPEEPGADGS from the coding sequence ATGGATGACACGCCGCAACCCACTCTCGGCGTCCAACTCCGGAAGGCACGGACGCGTCTGGAACTCACCCAGGAGCAGGTGGCCCGGGCCGTGGGCTTCGTCCCCACCGTGTACGGACGCATCGAACGCGGGGACATGCTGCCCAGTGTCCCCAAGCTGCGGGAGTTGTGTGTCGTGCTCGGCATCTCCGCCGACGTGCTCCTCTCCCTGCCTCCCGTACCGAGCGTTCCAGGCAAGCCGCACGCCGAGGAACCTCCCGAGACCTCTCCCGCGATCCGGCGCCTCGCCACGCTCGTGCGCGACCTGCCCCCCCAGCGCTTGAAGCTGTTCCGCGTCGCCCTCCAGACGATTCTCGAGCCTCCCGAGGAACCCGGCGCGGATGGTTCGTGA